The region TAGATTATTTCTAATCTCTTTGTAAAATTCAATGTTCCAATACTTACAAATACAAATTATAGTATATAACATCGAAACAAGACTAAAGACTGAGTAATTTTTATGATCCGTACGAACCTAGTGATAAGGAAATAAGGTTTAAGATTTGTGACAACATGGAACTCACAAAATCCAATAGATTGATTCAACTTAAAATAAAGTCCAATACATACTCATCAGTTAACCCGTGCTTAAAAATAATTGATGCTATTCATCACATCTCTTGGATAGAGTGATATTTTGAATTCGATTGATCAAATAATAACTGCTCCCAATCTATTTTCGCATGTTCAAACATTAATTTTGGTACTATAACAACCAAAAGACAATAACGCAGAGATATCCACAACTTACACCAGAAGCCTCCAAATAGACGAAAACTGTTTTATTTTTGACAGTGTCAACTATCATGTTCGAATTAATCATAAATGGATTGAAAAATCAAATCTGAACACGGATGATcgtaaacttcttactcaaaaGAAATGAACTTCATTAGTACATCTTTGAAGTCTTTACTTTATTGCTGAGCCCAAATAAATACacattttttatttataaatgAATCAACTGCAACGATTCAGTActtcaaaaataataaaattcaACAGAGTGATATATCGGATGACACACTGGCCCTTCTATAACAACTcattggtagataatacagccTACAGTTGTAATGGACGCAAGCTATCATGTTGGTTTTTACATTCATGCTAAAATGGATATGCAGAGAAGACTTAATCACTAAAAGTACACAAAACATAATGTTCTCTACCGTAACCGCATTCTCACACATTGATGATATAAGGCAAACTAAATTTTTGAGGGCCATGTTGCTTGAGCCGACATAATAATTCCAACAATAACTCCAAATAGGCCAAGCGCACTGCCAAAGATCTCAATCACAAGAATTTTCACAAAGAGGGAGGAGTTCTGAGCATCAGACAATGCACAGCTGCTTCCAATTATTCCCACACACAACCTGCAACAACAAAAATAATTTTGTTATGAACAACAAATGGATAAGGTCTCTTTATTCACCAGAAGAATTATTGGGAAGATATGAGATGCAGGTAAAAAATAATACACACCCACAAACAAGATTTGCAAAGCCCACGATAAGCCCTGATGCAAAGATTGCATATCCAGCTCTAAGAGATTCTGGTTCATAGATACTCGCTTTTGGAACACTTTCTAGTTTTGTCTGCAGGATAATAGCCACAATAACACCATATATAGCAACAGCTTCACAGAAGATAACGCTGAAATGTCACAAACATCAAAGCTATTTTGTTAAATCAAGGCAATAAATGGTTATATTTTGAACTATTGTTGTTGCTCCAAGATGATATGTAGGTAATACATTATTGCATATAATGGAACACTAGCTAGCATTCACGGCAGTTCAGAGATAATCTTAAATATAAAGATAGAAAGATATTCCAAATTTCACATTAAAATACAGGGCTTAAAACCTTGTTTACTATTTATTTAGATTTAGATTTAAGCTTTAAAGGTTTGGGAAAATGTGCTTTCCGTGAATGATAAGGGTGTTCAGATCAAGCTTGCTTTGTATTTGAAACAGTTTATAATGAAAATAGTgctttttaaaaatatatattctCTAAAACAGACTCAAACCCAAACACACCAGAAGCAAAATATTACTTGAATTCTAGTATTAATCACTTTCCCGTGGTTTGATAAAGGAAAATCAAAAGTTTGTTTAGTATGAaaaaactttttctttttctattgTCACAAATAATTAAAGTGTCACCTTGTTATCATTTTATCCCAACCCGAGAAGGATTCCCTTGGTAGAGCTAGAATTCACGATTCTATGCAAGTCCATGAATGTCTACCCGGGTTTACAAATAAATGATTTTGTATGCTAGTTAACTTGATTTTGATACCTATGATGAGTTGTAAAATCATACTATTCTAAGAGTTAATGTTTTGAGAGTTTGACAATCACAATTATAAGCAAATACcgaaaatgaaaacaaaaaagtGTATAACACCAAACAAGCCTTTAACTTTTGAGGGTCACCATGTTGCTTGAGTTAGACAATAATTCCAACAACTATAATACACCATATCTGCTACCAAAAGATTTTAATCACAAAAAAGCTTCACAGCAACAAAATAAAGCTATCTTAATTTCAGAAATTCAAAATGGAAATTCTGAAATTCATATCGAGCAAAGGGTGAAATAACCTTAATTTACCATTTGACTAAGATGATTTATCTAAATTAACTTTTACACAAATCTCAATCGATTATCATAAGAAAAAAATGCAAATAAATAAATCAACAGAACAGCTGTACACTCACTTTCTTCTTTCCCTATCACATAAAAAGGAATCAATTAAATTTTTTTGTTATTTGTCATTAAAGTCTCTCAGCTTCCAATTGTTTCAACATAATGCTATAATTTACGACACTTCATCTCCACAAAATTATCACACACACAGTAATTCTTACAACAACAAACAAACCTTATCCCACTAAATGTGGTTGGCTACATCAATCAAATGAATCATATCTTTATAGAACCCATTGACTTGTGCTGTAAGTCTTTCTTGAAAGTAGTTTTCTAGTGTTTGGTATGGAAAATGTTTTCCAGAAATCTTTGGTTTGGTTGTATGCAGTAAAAAAAATCCTAATTTCAGTGTGACAATCAAAAGATAATTCTATCCAACTGAATTACTACAAGTTACAAGACATCCCCTTCCAACAAAGCAACAAAAGTAACCAAACAAACCTCCTATGATTAACTAATACCAACAGGTGAAGTTAGCTACATCATTTAAAttcaatcaatcaatcaatcaagcaagaAATAAAATTTGGAAaaacacaatcaacaaaatgaGCCAGTGGAAAGAGAAGTACATGGAAGATATTTACAACTCCAACTACAATGGAAAGAGAAGTACATGGAAGATATTTACAACTCCAACTACAATGCTACTTGCAGTAACTGATAAGCCTTTTCCTGCTCGATCAACAATGTCAATACTGAAGCTGGTCTAGAAGTTAGACTTCACCCCACATTGACTTAAATAGGATACAATCTGTATCCCAGACAATTACCAGGGTAACATCAACAAGCACATGT is a window of Lathyrus oleraceus cultivar Zhongwan6 chromosome 6, CAAS_Psat_ZW6_1.0, whole genome shotgun sequence DNA encoding:
- the LOC127097554 gene encoding V-type proton ATPase subunit c''2, with the translated sequence MSGSAIIAAHSSSWAAALVRISPYTFSAIGIAVSIGVSVLGAAWGIYITGSSLIGAAIKAPRITSKNLISVIFCEAVAIYGVIVAIILQTKLESVPKASIYEPESLRAGYAIFASGLIVGFANLVCGLCVGIIGSSCALSDAQNSSLFVKILVIEIFGSALGLFGVIVGIIMSAQATWPSKI